In Nocardia sp. NBC_00403, one DNA window encodes the following:
- a CDS encoding ATP-dependent Clp protease proteolytic subunit produces the protein MANLIDPRAGLGGIAPQSPQARYILPSFIEHSSFGVKESNPYNKLFEERIIFLGVQVDDASANDIMAQLLVLESLDPDRDITMYINSPGGSFTSLMAIYDTMQYVRADVATVCLGQAASAAAVLLAAGTPGKRACLPNARVLIHQPSLEGGIQGQVSDLEIQAAEIERMRRLMETTLAYHTGKDADTIRKDTDRDKILTAAEAKDYGIIDTVFDYRKLSAQK, from the coding sequence ATGGCCAACCTGATCGACCCACGCGCCGGCCTCGGCGGTATCGCACCGCAGAGCCCGCAGGCGCGCTACATCCTGCCGTCGTTCATCGAGCACTCGAGCTTCGGTGTCAAGGAGTCCAACCCGTACAACAAGCTGTTCGAGGAGCGCATCATCTTCCTCGGCGTGCAGGTGGACGACGCCTCGGCCAACGACATCATGGCGCAGCTGCTGGTGCTGGAATCGCTCGATCCCGACCGCGACATCACCATGTACATCAACTCGCCCGGTGGCTCGTTCACGTCGCTGATGGCCATCTACGACACCATGCAGTACGTGCGTGCCGACGTCGCGACGGTCTGCCTCGGTCAGGCGGCCTCCGCGGCCGCCGTGCTGCTCGCCGCGGGCACCCCCGGCAAGCGTGCCTGCCTGCCCAACGCCCGTGTGCTGATCCACCAGCCGTCGCTGGAGGGTGGCATCCAGGGGCAGGTTTCGGACCTGGAGATCCAGGCCGCCGAGATCGAGCGCATGCGTCGCCTGATGGAGACGACGCTGGCCTACCACACCGGCAAGGACGCGGACACCATCCGCAAGGACACCGACCGCGACAAGATCCTGACGGCCGCGGAGGCCAAGGACTACGGGATCATCGACACGGTGTTCGACTACCGCAAGCTCAGCGCACAGAAGTAA
- a CDS encoding ATP-dependent Clp protease proteolytic subunit, protein MTAATAGLNLSDSVYERLLRERIIFLGTQVDDDIANKLCAQILLLSAEDPVKDISLYINSPGGSVTAGMAIYDTMQFAECDIATYGMGLAASMGQFLLTAGTKGKRYALPHARIMMHQPSAGIGGSAADIAIMAEQFAHTKRELNELQAQHTGKSVEQVTIDADRDRWFTATQALEYGFIDHVISHANQAGNGTK, encoded by the coding sequence ATGACAGCCGCTACTGCTGGTCTCAACCTCAGTGATTCGGTGTACGAGCGCCTGCTGCGTGAGCGCATCATCTTCCTCGGCACTCAGGTCGACGACGACATCGCGAACAAGCTGTGCGCCCAGATCCTGCTGCTCTCGGCGGAGGATCCGGTCAAGGACATTTCGCTCTACATCAACTCGCCCGGCGGTTCGGTGACCGCGGGTATGGCCATTTACGACACGATGCAGTTCGCCGAGTGCGACATCGCCACCTACGGCATGGGTCTGGCGGCCTCGATGGGGCAGTTCCTGCTCACCGCGGGTACCAAGGGCAAGCGCTACGCGCTGCCGCACGCGCGCATCATGATGCACCAGCCTTCGGCAGGCATCGGTGGTTCCGCGGCCGATATCGCGATCATGGCCGAGCAGTTCGCGCACACCAAGCGTGAGCTGAACGAGTTGCAGGCGCAGCACACCGGCAAGTCGGTCGAGCAGGTCACCATCGACGCCGATCGCGACCGGTGGTTCACCGCGACGCAGGCGCTCGAGTACGGCTTCATCGACCACGTGATCAGCCACGCGAACCAGGCGGGGAACGGCACGAAGTAG
- a CDS encoding FKBP-type peptidyl-prolyl cis-trans isomerase: protein MQILGRIIGLGAIAAAAFALTACGSGDDNNSASATTTAAAKTSSFAAGAPQSKGRECTADDIKVDGGFGANPKITIPDDCDPPKQLIVKDLVEGSGPGAVAGQQLTMNYSLVTWSDKKKLDSSFDRGKPFQLPLGAGQVIPGWDQGLVGVQQGTRRLLIIPPDLGYGAGGNGIKPNETLVFVTDAVTVPKS, encoded by the coding sequence ATGCAAATACTCGGCAGGATCATCGGCCTCGGCGCCATCGCCGCGGCTGCGTTCGCACTGACCGCGTGTGGGTCGGGGGACGACAACAACTCGGCGTCCGCGACGACCACCGCGGCGGCGAAGACGTCCTCGTTCGCGGCGGGCGCGCCGCAGAGCAAGGGTCGCGAATGCACCGCCGACGACATCAAGGTCGACGGTGGGTTCGGCGCCAATCCGAAGATCACCATCCCCGACGATTGCGACCCGCCCAAGCAGCTGATCGTCAAGGACCTGGTCGAGGGCAGCGGACCGGGCGCGGTCGCGGGCCAGCAACTCACCATGAACTATTCGCTGGTCACCTGGTCGGACAAGAAGAAGCTCGACAGCTCCTTCGACCGGGGCAAGCCGTTCCAGCTGCCCCTCGGCGCCGGGCAGGTCATTCCCGGCTGGGACCAGGGCTTGGTCGGTGTCCAGCAGGGCACGCGGCGGCTGCTGATCATCCCGCCGGACCTCGGATACGGCGCGGGTGGCAACGGCATCAAGCCGAACGAGACTCTCGTTTTCGTCACCGACGCGGTCACCGTTCCCAAGAGCTGA
- the tig gene encoding trigger factor: protein MKSTVEQLSPTRVRINVEVPFEELKPDFDKAYKALANQVRIPGFRPGKAPAKLIEARVGRGAILEQVVNDVLPARYSEAVTTSEVKVIGQPEIEITKIEDGLELAFTAEVDVRPEITLPAYDGIEVSVDAFSIGDEDIEEQLQSLRQRFGTLTGVERPVEDGDFVSIDLSATVDGADVPEAATTGLSHEVGSGQLIEGLDEALTGLSAGESAEFTSTLVAGEHAGKEAVITVTVGSVKERELPEADDDFAQLASEFDTLEELKADLRTRVERVKKVEQAGEIRDKVLEALLEQVEVPLPEAVVKAEIDAVLHDAVHGFDHDEDAFAAALEAQGSTREEFDNDTKESAEKSVKTQLLLDAIAEAENTQVGQEELTERILFQSQRYGLSPEQFIQQVQQAGQLGAVFADVRRGKALAGVVGQVKVTDSEGNSVDTAEMFGAPEGSAAEADAEETAAASAE from the coding sequence GTGAAGAGCACCGTCGAGCAGCTGAGCCCGACCCGGGTCCGGATCAACGTCGAGGTGCCCTTCGAGGAACTGAAGCCCGACTTCGACAAGGCGTACAAGGCACTGGCGAACCAGGTCCGTATCCCCGGCTTCCGCCCGGGCAAGGCTCCGGCCAAGCTGATCGAGGCCCGTGTCGGCCGTGGCGCGATCCTGGAGCAGGTCGTCAACGATGTGCTGCCCGCGCGCTACAGCGAGGCCGTCACCACCTCCGAGGTGAAGGTCATCGGTCAGCCCGAGATCGAGATCACCAAGATCGAGGACGGCCTGGAGCTCGCGTTCACCGCCGAGGTCGACGTGCGTCCCGAGATCACCCTGCCCGCCTACGACGGCATCGAGGTGTCGGTCGACGCGTTCAGCATCGGTGACGAGGACATCGAGGAGCAGCTGCAGTCGCTGCGCCAGCGCTTCGGCACCCTGACCGGTGTCGAGCGTCCGGTCGAGGACGGCGACTTCGTGTCCATCGACCTGTCGGCCACCGTGGACGGTGCGGATGTGCCGGAAGCCGCCACCACCGGCCTGTCCCACGAGGTCGGTTCCGGCCAGCTGATCGAGGGTCTCGACGAGGCGCTGACCGGCTTGTCGGCCGGCGAGTCCGCCGAGTTCACCTCCACGCTGGTCGCCGGCGAACACGCGGGCAAGGAAGCGGTCATCACCGTCACCGTCGGTTCGGTCAAGGAGCGCGAGCTGCCCGAGGCCGACGACGACTTCGCTCAGCTGGCCAGTGAATTCGACACCCTCGAAGAGCTGAAGGCCGACCTGCGCACCCGCGTCGAGCGGGTCAAGAAGGTCGAGCAGGCAGGCGAGATCCGCGACAAGGTGCTCGAGGCGCTGCTGGAGCAGGTCGAGGTGCCGCTGCCGGAGGCCGTCGTCAAGGCCGAGATCGACGCCGTGCTGCACGATGCCGTGCACGGCTTCGACCACGACGAGGACGCCTTCGCCGCCGCGCTCGAGGCGCAGGGCAGCACCCGCGAAGAGTTCGACAACGACACCAAGGAGTCCGCCGAGAAGTCGGTGAAGACCCAGCTGCTGCTGGACGCCATCGCCGAGGCGGAGAACACCCAGGTCGGCCAGGAGGAGCTCACCGAGCGGATCCTGTTCCAGTCGCAGCGTTACGGCCTGTCGCCGGAACAGTTCATCCAGCAGGTGCAGCAGGCGGGCCAGCTCGGCGCGGTGTTCGCCGATGTGCGCCGCGGCAAGGCGCTCGCCGGTGTCGTCGGCCAGGTGAAGGTCACCGACTCCGAGGGCAACTCGGTGGACACCGCCGAAATGTTCGGCGCCCCTGAGGGTTCCGCGGCCGAGGCCGACGCCGAAGAAACCGCCGCCGCGAGCGCCGAATAA
- a CDS encoding phosphoketolase family protein, with protein MTQMANVGGDTSADNVDSSGGATIAPRPYRLAQVPGPLDRGELESIDAWWRAANYLAVGQIYLMSNPLLREPLRAEHVKPRLLGHFGTVPGLNLVWAHANRAIQQRDLNAVFVAGPGHGGPGPNACAWLEGTYSELYSHVPQDGSGMGALFAQFSFPGGVPSHCAPETPGSFHEGGELGYSLLHAFGAALDNPDLTVFCVVGDGEAETGPLATSWHADKFLNPGRDGAVLPILALNQYKIANPTVLARIPESELLMLLRGYGYEPIVVSGDDPAAVHQAMAAAMDDCLDRIRQIQRAARAGADGVRPIWPMIVLRTPKGWTCPPVVDGNQVEGTFRAHQVPLPAARTDDRHRAVLEQWLRSYRPEELFDEAGRPVAVLGELVPRGDRRMSANPIANGGTLVRDLRLPDWRDYGVEVESPGASSHEATRVLGGWLRDVTAGNTDNFLTFAPDELASNRLQDILEVTGRNWQAEVGEFDVDLDRFGRVIEVLSEHMCQGLLEGYLLTGRHGVFTCYEAFIHIVDAMFNQHAKWLDASAEVPWRRPIASLNYLLSSHVWRQDHNGFTHQDPGFLDVVLNKKPSIVRVYLPPDANTLLSTFDHCLRSRHYVNVVVAGKQPQADWLSVPDAAVHCARGAGIWDWAGHNDDPGTTPDVVLACAGDVPTLETLAAAAILRERLPELRIRVVNVVDLMRLQPPDAHPHGLPDSEFDTLFTRDRPVIFAFHGYPWLIHRLTYRRANHDGMHVRGYKEKGTTTTPFDMVMLNDLDRYHLVMDVVDRVPTLRDKAAGLRQEMVDARWNARAWTREHGEDIPAVADWTWPKLSL; from the coding sequence ATGACGCAGATGGCCAATGTCGGGGGCGATACCTCGGCCGACAATGTCGACAGCAGTGGCGGTGCGACGATCGCGCCGCGGCCCTATCGGCTGGCGCAAGTGCCCGGTCCGCTCGACCGCGGCGAACTGGAGTCGATCGACGCGTGGTGGCGGGCGGCGAACTATCTCGCGGTCGGCCAGATTTATCTGATGAGCAATCCGCTGCTGCGGGAACCGTTGCGGGCCGAGCACGTCAAACCGCGGCTGCTCGGACATTTCGGCACCGTGCCCGGCTTGAATCTGGTCTGGGCGCACGCCAATCGGGCCATCCAGCAGCGCGATCTGAACGCGGTGTTCGTCGCGGGGCCCGGGCACGGCGGGCCGGGCCCGAATGCGTGTGCCTGGCTGGAGGGCACGTATTCCGAGCTCTACAGCCATGTGCCACAGGACGGTTCGGGGATGGGTGCGCTGTTCGCGCAGTTTTCCTTTCCCGGCGGCGTGCCGAGTCACTGCGCGCCCGAAACGCCTGGCTCCTTTCACGAGGGCGGCGAACTCGGCTATTCGCTGCTGCATGCCTTCGGCGCGGCGCTCGACAATCCGGATCTCACCGTTTTCTGCGTAGTGGGCGACGGCGAGGCGGAGACGGGTCCGCTGGCCACCAGCTGGCACGCCGATAAGTTCCTCAACCCGGGCCGCGACGGCGCGGTGCTGCCGATCCTCGCGCTGAACCAGTACAAGATCGCCAATCCGACGGTCCTGGCACGCATTCCGGAATCCGAGCTGCTGATGCTACTGCGTGGGTACGGCTACGAACCGATCGTCGTCTCGGGGGACGATCCGGCGGCCGTGCATCAGGCGATGGCCGCCGCCATGGACGACTGCTTGGACCGCATCCGGCAGATCCAGCGTGCCGCGCGCGCGGGTGCCGACGGGGTGCGCCCGATCTGGCCGATGATCGTGCTGCGCACACCGAAGGGCTGGACCTGCCCACCGGTGGTCGACGGCAATCAGGTCGAGGGCACGTTTCGTGCACATCAGGTGCCGTTGCCCGCCGCGCGTACCGACGACCGGCACCGAGCGGTGCTCGAACAGTGGCTGCGCTCCTATCGACCGGAAGAGTTGTTCGACGAAGCGGGCCGACCGGTGGCTGTGCTCGGCGAGCTGGTGCCGCGCGGCGATCGACGGATGAGCGCCAATCCAATTGCCAACGGCGGCACGCTCGTTCGCGATCTTCGGCTCCCGGACTGGCGCGACTACGGCGTCGAGGTCGAGTCACCCGGCGCGAGCAGTCACGAAGCGACCCGAGTGCTCGGCGGCTGGTTGCGCGACGTCACCGCGGGCAATACAGACAACTTCCTCACCTTCGCGCCCGACGAACTGGCCAGCAATCGGCTGCAGGACATCCTGGAGGTCACCGGGCGCAATTGGCAGGCGGAGGTGGGCGAATTCGACGTCGACCTCGACCGGTTCGGCCGGGTGATCGAGGTGCTGTCCGAGCACATGTGTCAGGGCCTACTCGAGGGCTATCTGCTCACCGGCAGGCACGGAGTTTTCACCTGCTACGAGGCGTTCATCCATATCGTCGACGCAATGTTCAACCAGCACGCCAAATGGCTCGACGCCAGTGCGGAAGTTCCGTGGCGACGTCCCATCGCCAGCCTCAATTACCTTTTGTCGTCGCATGTTTGGCGTCAGGACCATAACGGATTCACTCATCAGGACCCCGGATTCCTCGACGTGGTGCTGAACAAGAAGCCATCGATCGTGCGCGTGTATCTGCCACCGGACGCGAACACGCTGCTGTCTACCTTCGACCACTGTCTACGCTCGCGGCACTACGTCAATGTGGTGGTGGCGGGCAAACAGCCACAGGCGGACTGGCTTTCGGTGCCCGATGCCGCCGTGCACTGCGCCCGCGGCGCAGGCATCTGGGACTGGGCCGGGCACAACGACGATCCCGGCACCACACCGGATGTCGTACTCGCCTGCGCAGGCGACGTGCCGACCTTGGAAACCCTTGCTGCCGCGGCCATCCTGCGCGAGCGGCTGCCCGAGCTGCGCATCCGGGTGGTGAATGTGGTCGACCTGATGCGGCTGCAGCCGCCCGACGCACATCCACACGGCCTGCCCGATAGCGAATTCGACACCCTGTTCACTCGCGACCGTCCGGTGATCTTCGCCTTCCACGGCTATCCCTGGCTGATCCACCGCCTGACCTACCGTCGCGCGAACCATGACGGAATGCACGTGCGTGGATACAAGGAAAAAGGCACCACGACAACTCCTTTCGATATGGTCATGCTCAACGACCTCGATCGGTACCACCTGGTGATGGATGTCGTCGATCGGGTGCCGACACTGCGGGACAAGGCAGCGGGCCTGCGTCAGGAGATGGTCGACGCCCGCTGGAATGCGCGTGCATGGACCCGCGAACACGGCGAGGACATCCCCGCTGTCGCCGACTGGACCTGGCCGAAGCTCAGCCTCTGA
- a CDS encoding cupin-like domain-containing protein — protein sequence MTKGYDERPATLAPIFFASFAFWLGRSVRDAVQPSTGGQQNIEVPAKDFLLEEVFDKQTPVVFRGVAKTWSVFENYQPQELRSKYGSEKVAALTSTTNVFTQETSPVEVLEYREVMDAVFDQPKPGKNYYSRSAADPRPLADQLPARVGNRAQSTAASSVWIGQQGNLTPLHNDPWHGLLIQLHGRKRVRLFPPNEYRNVYGKVPFKASDPYTGLPDEFEPDRNSFEKLRHASYYDVVLETGDILYIPMFWWHQVESVDPAISYVARYNPNYFEFMKAAFFPMAMRGLLRIVDSVKGVFRKKK from the coding sequence ATGACCAAGGGTTACGACGAGAGGCCGGCGACGCTGGCACCGATTTTCTTCGCCAGTTTTGCGTTCTGGCTCGGTCGGAGCGTCCGAGATGCTGTGCAGCCGTCCACGGGCGGTCAACAGAATATCGAGGTGCCTGCCAAGGACTTCCTGCTCGAGGAGGTCTTCGACAAGCAGACCCCGGTCGTCTTCCGTGGTGTCGCCAAGACCTGGTCGGTCTTCGAGAACTACCAGCCCCAGGAGCTGCGCAGCAAGTACGGCAGTGAGAAGGTGGCCGCGCTGACCAGCACGACCAACGTGTTCACTCAGGAAACCTCGCCGGTCGAGGTGCTCGAGTACCGCGAGGTCATGGACGCCGTCTTCGACCAGCCGAAGCCGGGCAAGAACTACTACTCGCGCTCCGCGGCGGATCCGCGTCCCCTGGCCGATCAGCTGCCCGCGCGCGTCGGCAACCGCGCGCAGAGCACGGCGGCCAGCAGCGTGTGGATCGGGCAGCAGGGGAACCTGACTCCGCTGCACAACGATCCGTGGCACGGCCTGCTGATCCAGTTGCACGGCCGCAAGCGGGTCCGGTTGTTCCCACCGAACGAATACCGCAATGTGTACGGCAAGGTGCCGTTCAAAGCCTCGGATCCCTACACCGGGCTGCCCGACGAGTTCGAGCCGGATCGCAACAGCTTCGAGAAGCTGCGGCACGCGTCGTACTACGACGTGGTTCTGGAGACCGGTGACATTCTCTACATCCCGATGTTCTGGTGGCACCAGGTCGAATCCGTCGACCCGGCGATCTCGTATGTCGCCCGCTATAACCCGAACTACTTCGAATTCATGAAGGCGGCCTTCTTCCCGATGGCCATGCGCGGCCTCCTGCGCATCGTCGACAGTGTCAAGGGCGTGTTCCGCAAGAAGAAGTGA
- a CDS encoding TetR/AcrR family transcriptional regulator, protein MATAAPKRRELRRSETTTEIKQVALRLMADGGPGAITLRAIAREMGMTANAVYSYFATRDDLVTALINDVYSELADTVEAARDACPPADPAGRILAWACAFREWALANSEGFRLIYGDPVPGYQPPAGGAAPEAEHRVCAGLTGLAAGAWPHAEKLYADSGFEWSDFDDELVGEVAQDFPGLPPAAIAIALRIWGHLHGLVSLEILGHLRSQTNAPDKLYRNEIGHLVRSLGLTLPKQPT, encoded by the coding sequence GTGGCCACTGCGGCGCCGAAGAGGCGGGAACTGCGACGTTCCGAGACGACAACCGAGATCAAGCAGGTTGCCCTGCGCCTGATGGCCGACGGTGGACCCGGCGCGATCACCCTGCGGGCGATCGCCCGTGAGATGGGCATGACCGCCAACGCGGTCTACAGCTACTTCGCCACCCGCGATGACCTGGTCACCGCGCTCATCAACGACGTGTACAGCGAACTCGCCGACACCGTAGAAGCGGCGCGGGACGCCTGCCCGCCGGCCGACCCCGCAGGCCGAATCCTGGCCTGGGCCTGCGCCTTCCGCGAATGGGCTTTGGCCAATTCCGAGGGTTTCCGCCTCATCTACGGCGATCCGGTGCCCGGCTATCAGCCACCGGCGGGCGGTGCGGCCCCCGAGGCCGAGCATCGAGTGTGCGCGGGTCTCACGGGCCTGGCGGCAGGCGCTTGGCCGCATGCCGAAAAGCTGTACGCGGACAGCGGCTTCGAGTGGTCGGACTTCGACGACGAACTCGTCGGCGAGGTCGCGCAGGACTTCCCGGGATTGCCCCCGGCCGCCATCGCGATCGCGCTACGCATCTGGGGCCACCTGCACGGCCTGGTTTCCTTGGAGATCCTCGGCCACCTGCGCTCACAAACAAACGCCCCGGACAAGCTCTACCGCAACGAAATCGGCCACCTCGTGCGCTCCCTCGGCCTCACACTGCCGAAACAGCCGACCTGA
- a CDS encoding hemophore-related protein, translating to MRSTSSRIRIAVAGGVFAVGASAALLVPGIAAAAPGGPGHLLAETTCSFAQVDAALHAAAPEFAARLDANPERKAKLEQLLNLPPEQRKAAIQQRLDDPKVKERIEEHRGKIEERRNDPRFTEMRDKMQTAADTCHNY from the coding sequence ATGAGGTCCACATCGAGTCGTATCCGGATCGCCGTGGCGGGCGGCGTGTTCGCCGTCGGTGCATCGGCGGCGCTGCTGGTTCCCGGAATCGCCGCGGCAGCGCCGGGCGGGCCGGGCCACCTGCTCGCCGAAACGACGTGCTCCTTCGCTCAGGTGGATGCCGCGCTGCACGCGGCGGCCCCCGAGTTCGCTGCCCGCCTCGACGCCAACCCGGAGCGCAAGGCGAAGCTGGAGCAGTTGCTGAATCTGCCGCCCGAGCAGCGCAAGGCCGCCATCCAGCAGCGTCTCGACGATCCCAAGGTCAAGGAGCGCATCGAGGAGCACCGCGGGAAGATCGAGGAACGCCGCAACGACCCGCGCTTCACCGAAATGCGCGACAAGATGCAGACCGCGGCCGACACCTGCCACAACTACTGA
- a CDS encoding DUF1801 domain-containing protein, producing MSYKADPRVDAYIDALPEWQQRICHEVRELVHEADPEVAETVKRTVQPYFVLDGNICALLAARLHVNVFLYDGAIVPDPEGIITAGHDNKTARTVAIREGETLNAPALLTMVRQIIANNRAGGWRKLKAQELGQ from the coding sequence ATGTCCTATAAGGCCGACCCACGCGTCGACGCTTATATCGACGCGCTACCCGAGTGGCAGCAGCGGATCTGTCACGAGGTTCGCGAACTGGTGCACGAGGCGGACCCGGAGGTCGCCGAGACGGTCAAGCGGACCGTCCAGCCGTATTTCGTGCTGGATGGCAATATCTGCGCGCTGCTCGCGGCGAGACTGCACGTCAATGTGTTCCTCTACGACGGCGCCATCGTGCCGGACCCCGAGGGCATCATCACCGCAGGTCACGACAACAAGACCGCGCGCACGGTGGCGATCCGCGAGGGGGAAACCCTCAATGCTCCGGCGCTGTTGACCATGGTCCGCCAGATCATCGCCAACAACCGCGCCGGTGGGTGGCGAAAGCTGAAGGCGCAGGAGTTGGGTCAGTAG
- a CDS encoding serine hydrolase domain-containing protein, translating into MPAASIDAPGHMVIDDRFTTVAAKFFSMFRRESQGGGGLAVYLHGEPVLDIWAGWADTDRRWRADSMALSYSTGKGVAATIAHRLVERAVLDLDEPVATYWPEFAANGKADITIREVLNHRAGLQRTRGLVENLDDLLDHDAVAAAMAASAPDPMRLRASGYHGLTFGTLVAEIAQRATGRSFPEVVRNELAEPLGDNDFWFGVPEHQRHRLTRLAPRLGVAGVPFDTLIAPFAAVRIVRSARSAIYDGWADMTLGRRPYDAMMPGWNGVFTARSLAKMYGAIANDGMVGHRRLLRPETTRRIAEMPPNGRYDYVLGAAPHFALGYHRAIVGAKLTRHALGHFGIGGSGGIAVPRLGLSIGFVTNHLGNHAMSLGDARLPMLAAMSERAARSADTDSASGRFDTTAAAS; encoded by the coding sequence ATGCCCGCTGCGAGCATCGACGCGCCAGGCCACATGGTGATCGACGACCGGTTCACCACGGTCGCCGCCAAGTTCTTCTCGATGTTTCGCCGCGAGAGTCAGGGCGGGGGCGGGCTTGCGGTCTACTTGCACGGCGAGCCTGTCCTCGACATCTGGGCGGGTTGGGCCGACACCGACCGACGCTGGCGGGCGGACTCCATGGCGCTGTCGTACTCGACCGGCAAGGGCGTCGCGGCGACCATCGCACATCGCCTCGTCGAACGCGCCGTGCTCGACCTGGACGAGCCGGTGGCGACCTACTGGCCGGAGTTCGCGGCGAACGGCAAGGCGGACATCACGATTCGTGAAGTGCTCAACCATCGTGCCGGGCTGCAGCGCACCCGCGGCCTGGTCGAGAACCTGGACGACCTGCTCGACCATGACGCCGTCGCGGCCGCCATGGCCGCCTCCGCGCCCGACCCGATGCGATTGCGCGCGTCCGGCTATCACGGCCTGACCTTCGGCACACTCGTCGCGGAGATCGCCCAGCGGGCCACCGGCCGCAGCTTTCCTGAGGTGGTACGCAACGAACTCGCCGAACCGCTCGGCGACAACGACTTCTGGTTCGGTGTGCCCGAGCATCAGCGTCACCGCCTGACCCGGCTCGCACCCCGCCTCGGCGTCGCGGGGGTGCCCTTCGACACGCTGATCGCCCCGTTCGCGGCGGTGCGAATCGTCCGCTCGGCGCGCAGCGCCATCTACGACGGCTGGGCCGACATGACCCTCGGCCGGCGTCCCTACGACGCCATGATGCCCGGCTGGAATGGCGTTTTCACCGCACGCTCGCTGGCCAAGATGTACGGCGCCATCGCCAATGACGGCATGGTCGGCCACCGCCGCCTGCTGCGGCCCGAGACCACCCGCCGCATCGCCGAGATGCCGCCGAACGGCCGCTACGACTACGTCCTCGGCGCCGCACCCCATTTCGCCCTCGGCTACCACCGCGCCATCGTCGGCGCCAAACTCACCAGGCATGCGTTGGGCCACTTCGGCATCGGCGGCTCCGGCGGCATCGCCGTACCTCGACTCGGCCTATCGATCGGCTTCGTCACCAACCACCTCGGCAACCACGCCATGTCACTCGGCGACGCCCGCCTACCCATGCTCGCCGCCATGTCCGAGCGCGCCGCGCGCTCGGCAGACACCGACAGCGCCTCCGGTCGCTTCGACACCACCGCGGCGGCGAGCTGA
- a CDS encoding NAD(P)-dependent oxidoreductase, whose product MFIGIIGATGTIGRRVHAEAVARGHHVTAFSRDASGQAADQPNVAWRSLDVFDSAAVAAALPGMDVLISCYQPGNAATDFAGTVATSIADPTVYATAARSLVQALGSHPRTRLIVVGGAGSLEFAPGRVTADDDQRLTDTLDSVGLPREYAAAVRGHRDALTVLRSSNRWWTYFSPAELIAPGERTGRYRVGGDQPVLDADGHSRISIEDAAIALLDEAELPRFVQRRFTIGY is encoded by the coding sequence GTGTTCATCGGAATCATCGGCGCGACCGGCACTATCGGCAGGCGGGTGCACGCCGAAGCCGTAGCCCGCGGCCATCACGTCACCGCGTTCAGCAGAGATGCGAGTGGACAGGCAGCCGATCAGCCGAACGTCGCCTGGCGCAGCCTCGACGTGTTCGACAGCGCCGCCGTCGCGGCCGCCCTGCCCGGGATGGACGTGCTGATCAGCTGCTATCAGCCAGGCAATGCCGCAACGGACTTCGCGGGCACGGTGGCGACATCGATCGCCGACCCGACCGTTTACGCGACCGCGGCTCGCTCGCTGGTCCAGGCGCTCGGCAGCCATCCACGCACCCGCCTGATCGTCGTGGGCGGCGCGGGCAGCCTGGAATTCGCGCCGGGCCGGGTCACCGCCGACGACGACCAGCGCCTCACCGACACCCTCGACAGCGTCGGCCTGCCCCGGGAGTACGCGGCGGCGGTGCGCGGGCACCGCGACGCACTGACCGTGCTGCGTAGTTCGAACCGGTGGTGGACCTACTTCAGCCCCGCCGAACTGATCGCACCGGGCGAACGCACCGGCCGCTACCGCGTCGGCGGCGATCAGCCGGTGCTCGATGCCGACGGTCACAGCCGCATTTCGATCGAGGACGCCGCCATCGCGCTGCTCGATGAGGCCGAGCTGCCGCGATTCGTGCAGCGACGCTTCACGATCGGCTACTGA